Proteins encoded by one window of Streptomyces sp. NBC_01571:
- a CDS encoding phosphomannomutase/phosphoglucomutase — protein MTADLSQLVKAYDVRGVVPDQWDESLAELFGAAFVQVTGAEAIVIGHDMRPSSPGLSRAFARGAAARGVDVTEIGLCSTDQLYYASGAFDLPGAMFTASHNPAQYNGIKMCRAGASPVGQDTGLAEIRELVESWLDSGAPASDATPGSITQRDTLEDYAGYLRSLVDLASIRPLKVVVDAGNGMGGHTVPTVFAGLPLDLVPMYFELDGTFPNHEANPLDPANIVDLQQRVRDEGADIGIAFDGDADRCFVVDEHGDPVSPSAVTALVASRELAKHGGGTVIHNLITSWSVPEVVREQGGTPVRTRVGHSFIKAEMARTGAIFGGEHSAHYYFRDFWNADTGMLAALHVLAALGGQDGPLSELVAAYDRYAASGEINSTVDDQTARLTAIRDTYQGREGVTIDELDGLTVTADDWWFNVRPSNTEPLLRLNAEARDEATVAKVRDEVLDLIRG, from the coding sequence GTGACTGCTGATCTGTCGCAGCTCGTGAAGGCGTACGACGTACGCGGGGTGGTCCCGGACCAGTGGGACGAGTCGCTGGCCGAGCTGTTCGGGGCCGCCTTCGTCCAGGTGACCGGAGCGGAAGCCATCGTGATCGGGCATGACATGCGGCCTTCGTCGCCCGGCCTGTCGCGGGCCTTCGCGCGCGGGGCGGCGGCGCGCGGGGTCGACGTGACCGAGATCGGGCTCTGCTCGACGGACCAGCTGTACTACGCGTCGGGCGCGTTCGACCTGCCCGGCGCCATGTTCACGGCCTCGCACAACCCCGCGCAGTACAACGGCATCAAGATGTGCCGCGCGGGCGCGTCCCCCGTCGGCCAGGACACCGGCCTCGCCGAGATCCGCGAACTCGTGGAGTCCTGGCTCGACTCGGGCGCCCCGGCCTCGGACGCCACGCCGGGCTCGATCACCCAGCGCGACACGCTGGAGGACTACGCGGGATACCTGCGCTCGCTCGTCGACCTGGCCTCCATCCGCCCCCTGAAGGTCGTCGTCGACGCGGGCAACGGCATGGGCGGGCACACCGTGCCGACCGTCTTCGCCGGCCTGCCCCTGGACCTCGTCCCGATGTACTTCGAGCTGGACGGCACGTTCCCGAATCACGAGGCGAACCCGCTGGACCCGGCGAACATCGTGGACCTCCAGCAGCGCGTCCGCGACGAGGGCGCCGACATCGGCATCGCCTTCGACGGCGACGCGGACCGCTGCTTCGTCGTCGACGAGCACGGCGACCCGGTCTCCCCTTCCGCCGTCACCGCGCTGGTGGCCTCCCGCGAGCTCGCCAAGCACGGCGGCGGCACGGTCATCCACAACCTGATCACTTCCTGGTCGGTCCCGGAGGTCGTCCGCGAGCAGGGCGGCACGCCGGTCCGCACCCGTGTCGGCCACTCGTTCATCAAGGCCGAGATGGCCCGCACCGGCGCGATCTTCGGCGGCGAGCACTCCGCGCACTACTACTTCCGTGACTTCTGGAACGCCGACACGGGCATGCTGGCCGCCCTCCACGTCCTCGCCGCGCTCGGCGGCCAGGACGGCCCGCTCTCCGAGCTCGTCGCCGCGTACGACCGCTACGCCGCCTCCGGCGAGATCAACTCCACCGTCGACGACCAGACGGCCCGCCTCACCGCGATCAGGGACACCTATCAGGGCCGTGAGGGCGTCACCATCGACGAACTCGACGGTCTGACCGTCACCGCGGACGACTGGTGGTTCAACGTCCGCCCCTCCAACACCGAGCCCCTCCTCCGCCTCAACGCGGAGGCCAGGGACGAGGCGACGGTGGCGAAGGTACGCGACGAGGT
- a CDS encoding L-lactate permease: protein MYVQEVEPVADSLGLSALVAALPLVLVLVLLGGVRMKAHVAALLGLLAAALVALFAYGMPVGQTLSSAAQGAAFGLFPILWIVVNALWVYRMTVRTRHFDILRRSFGRLSDDPRIQALVVAFCFGALLEALAGFGAPVAICSVMLVALGFDPVRAAVVALVANTAPVAFGAMGTPVVTLAQVTGLPLDSVASVVGRQTPLLALVVPLLLVALVDGRRGLREAWAPALACGVAFAAAQFAASNYVSAQLADIAAALAGAAALVALPQARRAAAEPVRVAVLTGVRSTDLDEEDPRPEVVRAYAPYALIVVVFSVAQIPAVKNWLAGATRTFDWPFLNVVNPDGKPVGGNVFTLPIVSTGGTLVLLAGLCTAAVLGVHARVAVEEWAATVRELRFAILTVTSVLALAYVMNLSGQAATIGQFVAAAGAGLAFLSPVLGWFGVAVTGSDTSSNALFGALQVSAARESGLSPELLAAANSSGGVLGKMISPQNLTIACAAVGLAGREGDLLRKVLPWSAGLLLIMCLIVLGQSSPVLGWMLP from the coding sequence GTGTACGTCCAGGAAGTGGAACCCGTCGCCGACTCGCTCGGCCTGTCCGCCCTCGTCGCGGCCCTGCCCCTCGTCCTCGTCCTCGTGCTGCTCGGCGGCGTCCGCATGAAGGCGCACGTGGCGGCCCTCCTCGGACTCCTCGCCGCAGCCCTGGTCGCCCTGTTCGCGTACGGCATGCCGGTCGGCCAGACGCTGTCCAGCGCCGCCCAGGGAGCCGCCTTCGGCCTCTTCCCCATCCTGTGGATCGTCGTCAACGCCCTGTGGGTGTACCGGATGACGGTCCGCACCCGGCACTTCGACATCCTTCGACGCTCCTTCGGGCGCCTCTCCGACGACCCGCGCATCCAGGCCCTCGTCGTCGCCTTCTGCTTCGGCGCGCTCCTGGAGGCGCTCGCGGGCTTCGGCGCACCCGTCGCGATCTGCTCCGTGATGCTGGTCGCCCTCGGCTTCGACCCGGTGCGCGCGGCCGTGGTGGCACTCGTCGCCAACACCGCGCCGGTCGCCTTCGGCGCGATGGGCACACCGGTCGTCACTCTCGCCCAGGTCACCGGCCTGCCACTGGACTCGGTGGCCTCCGTGGTGGGCCGTCAGACGCCCCTGCTGGCCCTCGTGGTGCCCCTGCTGCTCGTGGCGCTGGTCGACGGGCGGCGCGGCCTGCGGGAGGCCTGGGCACCCGCTCTGGCGTGCGGAGTCGCCTTCGCCGCCGCCCAGTTCGCCGCCTCCAACTACGTCTCCGCCCAACTCGCGGACATCGCCGCGGCGTTGGCGGGTGCCGCCGCCCTGGTCGCCCTGCCGCAGGCGCGCCGGGCCGCCGCCGAGCCCGTACGCGTCGCGGTCCTGACCGGCGTCCGCAGCACGGACCTGGACGAGGAGGACCCCCGTCCCGAAGTCGTGCGCGCCTACGCCCCGTACGCCCTGATCGTCGTCGTTTTCTCGGTCGCCCAGATACCGGCGGTCAAGAACTGGCTGGCGGGAGCGACGCGGACGTTCGACTGGCCCTTCCTGAACGTCGTGAATCCGGACGGCAAGCCGGTCGGCGGCAACGTCTTCACGCTCCCGATCGTCTCGACCGGCGGCACCCTCGTACTGCTCGCCGGGCTGTGCACGGCCGCCGTTCTCGGTGTCCACGCGCGCGTGGCGGTCGAGGAATGGGCGGCCACCGTCCGTGAGTTGAGGTTCGCGATCCTCACCGTCACCTCCGTTCTGGCCCTCGCCTACGTGATGAACCTGTCGGGCCAGGCCGCCACGATCGGCCAGTTCGTGGCGGCGGCCGGCGCGGGCCTCGCCTTCCTGTCACCCGTCCTCGGCTGGTTCGGTGTGGCCGTCACCGGCTCCGACACCTCGTCGAACGCCCTGTTCGGCGCCCTCCAGGTGAGCGCGGCCCGCGAGTCGGGGCTCTCTCCCGAACTGCTCGCCGCCGCCAACAGTTCGGGAGGCGTCCTCGGCAAAATGATCTCCCCGCAGAACCTGACCATCGCGTGCGCGGCGGTCGGGCTCGCGGGCCGCGAGGGGGATCTGCTGCGCAAGGTGCTGCCGTGGAGCGCGGGGCTGCTGCTGATCATGTGCCTGATCGTGCTGGGGCAGAGCTCGCCCGTCCTCGGGTGGATGCTGCCCTGA
- a CDS encoding DUF3499 domain-containing protein → MSPVRRCSRTACGRPAVATLTYVYADSTAVLGPLATYAEPHCYDLCAEHSERLTAPRGWEVVRLADASAPSRPSGDDLEALANAVREAARPQQRAAEAGGSGRSADPMEVARRGHLRVLRSPDN, encoded by the coding sequence GTGAGCCCTGTACGTCGCTGTTCGCGAACCGCTTGCGGCCGTCCGGCCGTCGCGACGCTGACGTACGTCTACGCCGACTCGACCGCGGTCCTCGGCCCGCTCGCCACCTACGCCGAACCCCACTGCTACGACCTGTGCGCCGAGCACTCCGAGCGCCTCACCGCGCCCCGTGGCTGGGAGGTCGTCCGGCTCGCCGACGCCTCCGCCCCCTCCCGCCCCAGCGGTGACGATCTGGAGGCGCTCGCCAACGCGGTGCGTGAGGCGGCCCGTCCGCAGCAGCGCGCCGCCGAGGCCGGCGGCAGCGGGCGGTCGGCGGACCCGATGGAGGTCGCCCGCCGCGGCCACCTGCGGGTGCTGCGCTCACCGGACAACTGA
- a CDS encoding metallopeptidase family protein: MDTPVPPRAAAPGPRRRDRHGRGMRGPVAPPQVPLAASRAEVFADLVQDSVERLERRWPQLADIDFMVLEVPRLDGPGESWNDEAVPLGGTIAAREGHPARVVVYRRPVEIRTKGRDERAALVHEVVVEQVAELLGLTPETVDPRYGEE, from the coding sequence ATGGACACCCCCGTACCGCCCCGCGCCGCAGCACCCGGGCCCCGCCGCCGTGATCGCCACGGAAGGGGCATGCGCGGCCCCGTCGCGCCGCCCCAGGTGCCGCTCGCGGCGAGCCGCGCCGAGGTCTTCGCGGACCTCGTGCAGGACTCCGTGGAGCGCCTGGAGCGGCGCTGGCCGCAGCTCGCCGACATCGACTTCATGGTCCTGGAGGTGCCGCGCCTCGACGGCCCCGGCGAGAGCTGGAACGACGAGGCGGTGCCGCTGGGCGGCACGATCGCCGCACGTGAGGGCCATCCCGCGCGCGTGGTCGTCTACCGCCGCCCGGTCGAGATCCGCACCAAGGGCCGCGACGAGCGTGCCGCGCTGGTGCACGAGGTCGTCGTGGAGCAGGTCGCGGAACTTCTGGGGCTGACTCCGGAGACGGTGGACCCGCGCTACGGCGAGGAGTGA
- a CDS encoding DUF5719 family protein: protein MNRTTLSLIAGAAALAAVTGFASLNAPAASIDSTARAAVQQPVERSRLLCPQPSTSDLAETAYTSFTPVTRGTSEGGKAELQSATEESPDSPSGKKTGKKASKPAVVPKAPGTPATGDSSGAQGPALVGTAEGRFAPGWTVQETTEVAAGTGRGLLGTNCTAPDTEFWFPGASTADSRTDYVHLTNPDDSAAVVDIELYGKDGTLKSTVGDGITVPPHAGEPILLSTLTGAPQTDLTVHVTVRSGRVGAAVQALDDRTGGDWLGASTDPAGSLVMPGIPKDATSVRLVAFAPGDQDADLKVRLASPSGLITPAGNETLHIKSGMTTAVDLGDVTRGEAGSLVLTPTGGTPVPVVAALRVVRGKGDKQESAFIPATAPVAARASVADNSAKGTTLALSAPGRSAQVKVTASAGSEGGTPVTKTYTIKGGTTQDVDAPAPSGLRGTYALTVESVSGGPVYASRTLASTQEGVPGFTIQTLPDDHGTVAVPEADQDLSVLLKS from the coding sequence GTGAACCGCACCACCCTGTCCCTGATCGCCGGCGCGGCCGCGCTCGCCGCCGTCACCGGCTTCGCCTCGCTCAACGCGCCTGCCGCATCCATCGACAGCACCGCACGCGCGGCCGTCCAGCAGCCCGTGGAGCGCAGCCGCCTGCTGTGCCCCCAACCCAGCACGTCCGACCTCGCGGAGACGGCGTACACGTCCTTCACGCCCGTCACCCGGGGCACGAGCGAGGGCGGCAAGGCCGAACTGCAGTCCGCGACCGAGGAGTCGCCGGACTCCCCGAGCGGCAAGAAGACCGGCAAGAAGGCCTCCAAGCCCGCCGTGGTGCCCAAGGCGCCCGGCACGCCGGCCACCGGCGACAGCTCGGGCGCCCAGGGACCCGCCCTGGTGGGCACCGCCGAGGGCCGGTTCGCGCCCGGCTGGACCGTCCAGGAGACCACCGAGGTCGCCGCGGGCACCGGACGCGGCCTGCTCGGCACCAACTGCACGGCCCCGGACACCGAGTTCTGGTTCCCGGGCGCCAGCACCGCCGACAGCCGCACCGACTACGTGCACCTGACCAACCCGGACGACTCGGCCGCCGTCGTCGACATCGAGCTCTACGGCAAGGACGGGACACTCAAGTCCACCGTGGGCGACGGCATCACGGTCCCGCCGCACGCCGGCGAGCCGATCCTGCTGAGCACGCTCACCGGCGCGCCGCAGACCGACCTCACGGTCCATGTCACCGTCCGCAGCGGCCGTGTCGGCGCGGCCGTCCAGGCCCTGGACGACCGGACCGGCGGCGACTGGCTGGGCGCCTCCACCGACCCGGCGGGCAGCCTCGTCATGCCGGGCATCCCGAAGGACGCCACCTCCGTGCGGCTGGTCGCCTTCGCGCCCGGCGACCAGGACGCCGACCTGAAGGTGCGACTCGCCTCGCCCTCGGGGCTGATCACCCCGGCCGGCAACGAGACGCTCCACATCAAGTCCGGCATGACCACCGCGGTCGACCTCGGCGACGTCACACGCGGCGAGGCGGGCTCCCTGGTGCTCACCCCCACCGGCGGCACCCCGGTGCCGGTCGTCGCCGCCCTGCGGGTGGTGCGCGGCAAGGGCGACAAGCAGGAGTCGGCGTTCATCCCGGCCACGGCTCCGGTCGCCGCGCGCGCGTCGGTCGCCGACAACAGCGCCAAGGGCACCACACTCGCCCTGTCAGCGCCCGGCCGGTCCGCCCAGGTCAAGGTCACCGCGTCCGCGGGCAGCGAGGGCGGCACACCGGTGACGAAGACGTACACGATCAAGGGCGGTACGACCCAGGACGTCGACGCCCCCGCGCCGAGCGGTCTGCGGGGGACGTACGCCCTGACGGTCGAGTCGGTCTCCGGAGGTCCCGTCTACGCCTCGCGGACGCTCGCCTCCACCCAGGAGGGCGTGCCCGGCTTCACGATCCAGACACTTCCGGACGACCACGGGACGGTGGCGGTCCCGGAGGCGGACCAGGACCTGTCGGTACTGCTCAAGAGCTGA
- a CDS encoding glycosyltransferase family 2 protein: MSVHSHTAAQQDAAAPEFPRHVVTAVLVSHDGARWLPDALAGLLGQERPVQNAVAADTGSADDSAQLLTDALGADRVLHLARRTGFGQAVEEAIRGAGVLTPDELPYLKRPSGWDPVTRTWRDDAYDMPELPYGEPEQWLWLLHDDCAPEPDALAHLLRVVENEQELGKEVAVVGPKLRGWYDRRALLEVGVTIANSGRRWTGLDRREQDQGQHDHVHPVLAVSTAGMLIRRDVFEELGGFDRRLPLMRDDVDLCWRAHSAGHRVLVAPEAVVRHAEAASRERRTVDCVGRTSASPHKVDKAGAVYTLLVNARTAQLPWILIRLVLGTLLRTLAYLVGKVPGQAVDEIRGLLGTLLRPERILAGRRRRGSPQVDKGELRALFPPPGATVRATVEQAAGNLMGSDDPEATAGAGRHGGAVESGPGGDDADFLEIEQFARLKRIARNPGPMLFLVLLFVSLLACRGLLGGGALAGGALLPAPADASELWSRYLDGWHPVGAGGTESAPPYLALVALLSSLLLGSTGLAVTVLMVASVPLAGFAAYFASRPLVESRLLRAWASVAYAFLPAAAGALAGGRVGTAFLAILLPLIARAGIAASGLAHASGARGSWRATWAYALLLSFTTAFTPIVWPIALVLGIALLAVRRRELTAYGPRFLAQLGTPLLVLAPWSLTLLPFGFFKEAGLPYGASAASALDLLGASPGGPGTVSGVMLIGIVLAALAALLRGERQRAVWTAWAVALVALVFAVLSNKSAWAGPATLVYGLALLVAAALGADGARSRVAEQSFGWRQPVAALIAFASAAGPLLVAAGWVIGGADGPVERRDPVQVPAFVAEESGTRDQARTLVLDSDTAARVGYTLVRGSGGRMGDGELAASGGENKRLDKVVANLVAGSGADQADQLGGFAVRYVLVRKGAPREVSRVLDATPGLSRLSQQDGSALWRLDRQVSRASIVPRSGEPLSIAAGPVELHTTVPAGSEGRVLRLADTADAGWTATLDGKPLTRTTVDGWAQGFELPANGGRLDVAFDAPLSHTGWLWAQGALAVVLVVLALPGRRRDIDDDLPEEPALPAQDVTGDGRRARRLRAQAEAEADEAARTGQDADLLMPDEEPEDGPAAIPHQQTYGEWDAPSYAGADYGSYGGEQYQGTQQYQAGTYEQPYQADPYQADPYQTGQYDPYGYGNTTSYDQTYQQGYETAYDPQQPPMPPQPPHGTDSERPDGSQQ, from the coding sequence ATGTCCGTGCACAGCCATACGGCAGCCCAACAAGACGCTGCCGCTCCTGAGTTCCCGCGCCACGTGGTGACCGCGGTGCTCGTCTCCCACGACGGCGCCCGCTGGCTGCCCGACGCGCTCGCCGGCCTGCTCGGCCAGGAGCGCCCCGTGCAGAACGCGGTGGCGGCCGACACCGGCAGCGCGGACGACTCCGCCCAGCTGCTCACCGACGCACTCGGCGCCGACCGGGTGCTGCACCTCGCCCGCCGGACCGGCTTCGGCCAGGCCGTCGAGGAGGCCATCCGCGGCGCCGGTGTGCTCACCCCCGACGAGCTGCCCTACCTGAAGCGCCCCAGTGGCTGGGACCCCGTCACCCGTACCTGGCGCGACGACGCGTACGACATGCCGGAGCTTCCGTACGGCGAACCCGAGCAGTGGCTCTGGCTGCTGCACGACGACTGCGCCCCCGAGCCCGACGCCCTCGCCCACCTGCTCCGCGTCGTGGAGAACGAGCAGGAGCTCGGCAAGGAAGTCGCCGTCGTGGGCCCCAAGCTCCGTGGCTGGTACGACCGGCGCGCCCTCCTGGAGGTCGGCGTCACCATCGCCAACTCCGGCCGCCGCTGGACCGGTCTGGACCGCCGCGAACAGGACCAGGGCCAGCACGACCACGTCCACCCCGTGCTCGCCGTCTCCACCGCCGGCATGCTGATCCGCCGTGATGTCTTCGAGGAGCTCGGCGGCTTCGACCGGCGCCTGCCCCTGATGCGTGACGACGTCGACCTGTGCTGGCGCGCCCATTCCGCGGGACACCGCGTCCTGGTCGCCCCCGAGGCGGTCGTCCGGCACGCCGAGGCGGCCTCCCGTGAGCGCCGCACCGTCGACTGCGTGGGGCGCACCTCCGCCTCCCCGCACAAGGTCGACAAGGCGGGCGCCGTCTACACCCTGCTGGTCAACGCCCGGACGGCACAGCTCCCCTGGATCCTGATCCGGCTCGTCCTCGGCACCCTGCTGCGCACCCTCGCCTACCTCGTCGGCAAGGTCCCCGGACAGGCCGTCGACGAGATCCGCGGCCTGCTCGGCACCCTGCTGCGGCCCGAGCGGATCCTCGCGGGCCGCCGCAGGCGAGGCAGCCCACAGGTCGACAAGGGTGAGTTGCGCGCGCTGTTCCCGCCCCCCGGCGCGACCGTGCGGGCCACCGTCGAGCAGGCCGCGGGCAACCTCATGGGCAGCGACGACCCCGAGGCCACCGCCGGCGCCGGACGGCACGGCGGCGCCGTCGAGTCCGGTCCCGGCGGCGACGACGCCGACTTCCTCGAGATCGAGCAGTTCGCCCGTCTCAAGCGCATCGCCCGCAACCCCGGCCCGATGCTCTTCCTGGTCCTGCTGTTCGTCTCCCTGCTCGCCTGCCGCGGCCTCCTCGGCGGCGGGGCGCTCGCGGGCGGCGCGCTGCTGCCCGCGCCCGCCGACGCCTCCGAGCTCTGGTCGCGCTACCTCGACGGCTGGCACCCGGTGGGAGCCGGCGGCACCGAGTCCGCGCCGCCCTACCTCGCCCTCGTCGCGCTGCTGTCCTCGCTGCTCCTCGGCTCCACCGGGCTCGCGGTCACCGTGCTCATGGTGGCCTCCGTGCCGCTGGCCGGCTTCGCCGCGTACTTCGCCTCCCGCCCGCTCGTCGAGTCGCGCCTGCTGCGCGCCTGGGCGTCCGTGGCGTACGCGTTCCTGCCCGCCGCCGCCGGAGCGCTCGCGGGCGGCCGGGTCGGCACCGCCTTCCTCGCGATCCTGCTGCCGCTCATCGCCCGCGCGGGCATCGCCGCGAGCGGGCTGGCGCACGCCTCCGGCGCGCGCGGCAGCTGGCGCGCCACCTGGGCGTACGCCCTGCTGCTGAGCTTCACCACGGCGTTCACGCCGATCGTGTGGCCCATCGCGCTGGTCCTCGGGATCGCGCTCCTCGCCGTGCGCCGCAGGGAGCTCACGGCGTACGGGCCGCGGTTCCTGGCCCAGCTGGGCACCCCGCTGCTGGTCCTCGCCCCCTGGTCGCTGACGCTGCTTCCGTTCGGCTTCTTCAAGGAGGCCGGCCTGCCGTACGGCGCGAGCGCGGCCTCCGCACTCGACCTGCTCGGCGCCAGCCCCGGCGGTCCCGGCACGGTCAGCGGAGTGATGCTCATCGGCATCGTGCTCGCCGCGCTGGCCGCCCTCTTGCGCGGTGAGCGACAGCGCGCGGTCTGGACGGCCTGGGCCGTCGCCCTGGTGGCGCTCGTCTTCGCCGTGCTGTCCAACAAGTCGGCGTGGGCCGGCCCCGCCACCCTGGTCTACGGCCTCGCGCTGCTCGTCGCCGCCGCGCTCGGCGCCGACGGGGCACGCTCCCGCGTGGCCGAGCAGAGCTTCGGCTGGCGCCAGCCGGTCGCCGCGCTCATCGCGTTCGCCTCGGCCGCGGGCCCGCTGCTCGTGGCCGCCGGGTGGGTCATCGGCGGCGCCGACGGTCCCGTGGAGCGCCGCGACCCGGTGCAGGTGCCGGCGTTCGTCGCCGAGGAGAGCGGCACCCGTGACCAGGCCCGCACCCTGGTGCTCGACAGCGACACCGCCGCCCGCGTCGGCTACACCCTCGTGCGCGGCTCCGGCGGGCGCATGGGCGACGGCGAACTCGCGGCGTCGGGCGGCGAGAACAAGAGGCTCGACAAGGTCGTCGCCAACCTCGTCGCGGGCTCCGGCGCCGACCAGGCCGACCAGCTCGGCGGATTCGCGGTGCGTTACGTCCTGGTCCGCAAGGGCGCGCCCCGCGAGGTGAGCCGCGTCCTGGACGCCACGCCGGGGCTGTCCCGGCTCAGCCAGCAGGACGGAAGCGCGCTGTGGCGTCTGGACCGTCAGGTCTCGCGCGCCTCGATCGTCCCCAGGTCCGGTGAGCCGCTGTCCATCGCCGCCGGACCCGTCGAGCTGCACACCACCGTCCCCGCCGGCTCCGAGGGCCGCGTCCTGCGCCTCGCCGACACGGCGGACGCCGGCTGGACGGCGACCCTGGACGGAAAGCCGCTCACCCGCACCACGGTCGACGGCTGGGCGCAGGGCTTCGAACTGCCCGCGAACGGCGGCAGGCTGGACGTCGCCTTCGACGCCCCGCTGAGCCACACCGGCTGGCTGTGGGCCCAGGGCGCGCTCGCCGTCGTCCTCGTGGTCCTCGCCCTGCCCGGGCGGCGCCGCGACATCGACGACGACCTCCCCGAGGAGCCGGCCCTGCCCGCCCAGGACGTCACGGGTGACGGCCGCCGTGCCCGCCGCCTGCGCGCCCAGGCCGAGGCCGAGGCGGACGAGGCGGCCCGGACGGGCCAGGACGCGGACCTCCTCATGCCCGATGAGGAGCCGGAGGACGGTCCCGCCGCGATCCCGCACCAGCAGACGTACGGCGAATGGGACGCGCCCAGCTACGCGGGCGCCGACTACGGCTCCTACGGCGGCGAGCAGTACCAGGGCACGCAGCAGTACCAGGCGGGCACCTACGAACAGCCGTACCAGGCCGATCCGTACCAGGCGGACCCGTACCAGACCGGTCAGTACGACCCGTACGGGTACGGGAACACGACGTCGTACGACCAGACGTACCAGCAGGGCTACGAGACGGCGTACGACCCGCAGCAGCCCCCGATGCCCCCGCAGCCGCCGCACGGCACCGACAGTGAGCGCCCCGACGGGAGCCAGCAGTGA
- a CDS encoding WhiB family transcriptional regulator: protein MTELVQQLLVDDADEELGWQERALCAQTDPESFFPEKGGSTREAKKVCLACEVRSECLEYALANDERFGIWGGLSERERRRLKKAAV, encoded by the coding sequence ATGACCGAGCTGGTGCAGCAACTGCTGGTCGACGACGCGGACGAGGAACTCGGCTGGCAGGAGCGCGCGCTGTGCGCCCAGACCGACCCCGAGTCCTTCTTTCCCGAGAAGGGCGGCTCCACCCGCGAGGCCAAGAAGGTCTGTCTCGCCTGTGAGGTCCGCTCCGAGTGCCTTGAATACGCGCTCGCCAACGACGAGCGGTTCGGCATCTGGGGCGGTCTGTCCGAGCGCGAGCGGCGCCGTCTGAAGAAGGCCGCCGTCTGA